GAACTAAAGACAATTTTTGTCATCTTACCTAACTTCGCTAAGAAAGCCCTGCACAAACTACCGCTACATATAGGCGCTATTAGACGCATCTACTACGTAATCTTAGCGCAATGTATATACGACACCTTTAGTTGTACCAACTTTTCTTAACAAACCTTTGTTAGCGAGTTTAGCTAAATAGCTTCTAGCCGTACGTGCGCTACAACCTAGATGCTCGCTTATCAGGCTTGAATTGATTGTCTCTTTTTGCGTGGCGTACAACAAAATCTTGTGTTCATGTTCTAAAATATCCGCTCCCCATCTCCATACTGAGGAAACCTGTAGAAAAAATCCCTTTTCACGAAACTGCGCAGTGGGCAAACCTCGTTCTCGCAGTTTCTCTTGGGCAAAAGCTACGCCTGTCCCCCATGTCTCAATAAATCCCATTTCATGAAACGCAGACGCTATTAGTGGATTTCGAAGAATAGAAACACCAGTTCCAACATCAGACAATGTTAGACCAAGCGGCAAGCCGCCCGGATTAGTGATTTCTATGACATCATCGAAAATTGCAAGTTTAATGCTTGAATTTATCGCATAGTTAGTATGAACTAAAGCGTTGAACATAAATTCCCTAAAAGCTTCAATAGGGTAGGACAAGAATTCTTTTCGGGCATCATGTGTTCGAAGTGCTTTAAGAGGAATGTGCTTTCGCAAAAAGCCAAGAGCATGGTCGTATAGCTCCCAGATAGGAGCCGAAAAAGTCTGCTTATCTAAGAAATCTCTTATACTTGCTCCCTGGAAACGTGCACATTCTAACCGAGCACTTGGAATATGACTAGAAGGATCGTTAGAAAACAGCAATACTCCAGCATTAGTTGGCAAAAGCTTACCAGATATGTCTCTAGCAAATCTCTTGCTAACCAGCCAAGCTGGTAGATCGCCGAATATTTTCTTACTAGTTGGCGAAATTCTGTTTCTAAGAAATTTAGTTACTATCTCTAAATTTATGTCTTCCATTGAAGCATTAGCGCAGGGAAGGGTCTCCCAAAGCACTCCCATGTTTTGGAATGCCAAGGATTGCTCTGTTGCTTCATCGGCTCTTCGGGTTGAACTACCAATCCGCACGTAGACCTTGCTACCATTAGCGGTACGATAAGGCTTTTGAAAACCCATATCAATGTGAACCACTAAGATAGCTTTTTCCTCCAAACGCTCAATTCGCATTATCGGTACAATCGAGGGAATAACTTTGTTTGCACAGATATTGGCAATTCTTTCCTCAATCTTAATGAGCTCGCTATCATTTATACCGCGTATCTTTTTCGTTTTATCCTCAACTCCTAGAACTAAATCGCCCCCACAAGTATTGGCTAATGCCACAAAAAGCTCGCAGAGAGCTTCATCTTTAGGTGGAGCCTGCTTGAACTCTAGTTCTGTTGATTCTTCGTCTTTTATTAGTTTTGTGATGCTCTTCATTTACGGGGCCGACACTATCGTGGTTCATTTGATTGATTGATGCCGAATAACATAGTTTAACACTATTTGGCATTATTCGGCAATATTTACGAAATATTACGCTATTCGGCACTATTCGGCAAACAAGAAACTCCAATGGCCTTGGCTCGTAGATAACAATCTGATATTATTACGATAAAGCATATCGCGAAATATTGGCTGACCCTTTAAGCAGCTTATGGCAAAGCAATATTTTTCAAGTGTTTGACGATTTGTACCAGGAGTTAATATTCGATC
Above is a window of Deltaproteobacteria bacterium DNA encoding:
- a CDS encoding putative DNA binding domain-containing protein — translated: MKSITKLIKDEESTELEFKQAPPKDEALCELFVALANTCGGDLVLGVEDKTKKIRGINDSELIKIEERIANICANKVIPSIVPIMRIERLEEKAILVVHIDMGFQKPYRTANGSKVYVRIGSSTRRADEATEQSLAFQNMGVLWETLPCANASMEDINLEIVTKFLRNRISPTSKKIFGDLPAWLVSKRFARDISGKLLPTNAGVLLFSNDPSSHIPSARLECARFQGASIRDFLDKQTFSAPIWELYDHALGFLRKHIPLKALRTHDARKEFLSYPIEAFREFMFNALVHTNYAINSSIKLAIFDDVIEITNPGGLPLGLTLSDVGTGVSILRNPLIASAFHEMGFIETWGTGVAFAQEKLRERGLPTAQFREKGFFLQVSSVWRWGADILEHEHKILLYATQKETINSSLISEHLGCSARTARSYLAKLANKGLLRKVGTTKGVVYTLR